A window of Vigna unguiculata cultivar IT97K-499-35 chromosome 4, ASM411807v1, whole genome shotgun sequence contains these coding sequences:
- the LOC114180475 gene encoding uncharacterized protein LOC114180475, whose protein sequence is MPNYKIWTFHGEEMPSVDLTAQENCLHSSSTVAHTSEMDQFMYMQEMVNDALNRHPSFEEQDNSRLEESPNEATQRFYNLLAEANQPVFEGVTESKLSVCVRLLACKSNWNIPNQALDNMAKIYLDLTPPNNSLPKNYYEAKRLVSKLGLESKKIDCCVNGCMLFYDNDNGKNDASLLECKFCGQARYHTIHAGRRQKKPIPLKSMFYLSIIPRLQRMFASMETAQHMTWHYENKTQGVLRHPSDGEAWKHFDRKHESFASDPRNVRLGLCSDGFNPYIQASSSPYSCWPVIVTPYNLPPEMCMTKPFMFLTCLIPGPCNPKASIDVYLEPLIDDLNKLWNGIWTYDVSRKQNFLMRAALMWTINDFPAYGMLSGWSTHGKLACPHCMEHTKTFTLNYGRKSCWFDCHRRFLAIDHPFRRNKKAFRKGEVETDRPPPRLTPSQVWRRVKDYPKVTETGVTRIDGYGEWHNWTKRSIFWDLPYWKDNLLRHNLDVMHIEKNFFDNIFNTVMNVSGKTKDNDKARKDLSLYCGRKDLQLKPQSNGRLLKPKANYTFTKDESKIVCRWIKELRMPDGYSSNLARCANIEKGSIHGMKSHDCHVFMETLLPVAFSSLPMHVLNPLIEISHFFKDLCSTTLKEHSLKMLEENIPIILCKLERIFPPGFFDSMEHLPVHLPYEAWLGGPVQYRWMYPFERFMGESKRSVKNKAKVEGSICAAYLHRETTYFCSHYFKNFILSPSNVRNETHWQNETCDSTLSVFRQVGRHAGKELTYWLTDAEFNSAHVHVLINCAEVKSSFVVANQVHEGTASARIYSEFPYWFKHQVYNAPLSLKNQDLRDLANWPMRCVKEWHTYFVNGYKFHTNEWSKGKKTINCGVYVKGITEGGYDDFYGIIHKIFELEYNSCTSPKKVVVFYCEWFDPSRDGTRVNPRYNIVELEMSKRYRPFDPFILANNVRQVYYVPYPAFRSIDKSGWCVAIQTKPRGRIESNEVEEDIPYQVDEILTAAMSPRRPSSSDKGKKTKPRRQPARYIIRVPGQIPQSAPIQAPSLARVPTPHLAGLPHHLHPFRHHTLLWYPH, encoded by the exons ATGCCAAATTACAAGATTTGGACATTTCATGGTGAAGAAATGCCCTCTGTTGATTTGACTGCACAAGAAAATTGCCTTCATAGTTCAAGTACTGTTGCACACACCTCTGAGATGGATCAATTTATGTATATGCAAGAAATGGTGAATGATGCTCTTAATCGACATCCTTCATTTGAAGAACAAGACAATAGCCGTTTAGAAGAGTCTCCAAACGAAGCCACTCAGAGGTTTTACAATTTATTGGCAGAGGCAAATCAACCTGTATTTGAAGGGGTAACAGAGTCGAAACTATCAGTATGCGTTAGACTTTTGGCATGCAAATCTAATTGGAACATTCCTAACCAAGCATTAGACAATATGGCAAAAATCTATTTAGATCTAACACCACCAAATAATTCTTTACCAAAGAATTATTATGAAGCCAAGAGATTAGTTTCAAAGTTGGGATTAGAGTCTAAGAAGATTGATTGTTGTGTTAATGGGTGTATGCTTTTTTATGACAACGATAATGGCAAAAATGATGCATCATTACTTGAATGCAAATTTTGTGGACAAGCTCGATATCACACAATCCATGCAGGAAGAAGGCAAAAAAAACCAATTCCATTGAAGTCTATGTTCTACTTGTCTATAATTCCAAGATTACAAAGAATGTTTGCTTCAATGGAAACAGCACAACACATGACATGGCATTATGAGAACAAAACTCAAGGAGTGCTACGTCATCCATCTGACGGTGAAGCCTGGAAGCACTTCGATCGAAAACATGAATCCTTCGCCAGTGATCCTCGTAACGTTCGACTTGGTCTATGTTCGGATGGATTTAATCCATACATCCAGGCATCGTCTTCACCATATTCTTGTTGGCCTGTGATTGTTACTCCATACAATCTTCCACCTGAGATGTGTATGACAAAGCCTTTCATGTTTTTAACATGTCTAATACCAGGTCCATGTAATCCAAAGGCATCCATAGATGTTTATTTGGAGCctttgattgatgatttgaatAAGTTGTGGAATGGTATTTGGACGTATGATGTTTCAAGGAAGCAAAATTTCCTTATGAGGGCGGCTTTGATGTGGACAATTAATGACTTCCCTGCATATGGAATGTTATCTGGTTGGAGCACACATGGTAAATTAGCTTGTCCACATTGCATGGAGCACACTAAGACATTCACATTGAATTATGGTCggaaaagttgttggtttgacTGCCATCGGAGGTTCTTGGCCATTGACCATCCATTTAGGAGAAACAAAAAGGCATTTCGCAAAGGGGAAGTTGAAACGGATAGGCCACCTCCTAGGTTAACCCCATCACAAGTTTGGAGAAGGGTCAAAGATTATCCAAAAGTGACTGAAACTGGTGTGACAAGGATAGATGGGTATGGAGAGTGGCATAATTGGACCAAAAGAAGCATATTTTGGGATCTTCCATACTGGAAAGATAACTTGCTAAGACATAATCTCGATGTCAtgcatatagaaaaaaatttctttgacaACATCTTCAACACCGTGATGAATGTTAGTGGCAAGACTAAAGATAATGACAAGGCAAGAAAagatttatctttatattgtgGCCGAAAAGACTTGCAGTTGAAGCCACAATCTAACGGGCGGTTGCTCAAACCAAAAGCAAATTACACCTTCACAAAAGATGAATCTAAAATAGTTTGTCGTTGGATCAAGGAACTAAGAATGCCAGATGGCTATTCTTCAAACTTGGCAAGATGTGCTAATATCGAAAAGGGTAGTATTCACGGTatgaaaagtcatgattgtCATGTCTTCATGGAGACATTACTCCCTGTTGCGTTCAGCTCATTGCCAATGCACGTGTTAAATCCTCTAATagaaattagtcattttttcaAAGACTTATGCTCAACGACACTAAAGGAGCATTCACTGAAAATGTTAGAGGAAAATATTCCAATTATTCTTTGCAAATTGGAAAGAATATTCCCTCCCGGGTTCTTTGATTCAATGGAGCATCTCCCTGTTCATTTGCCATATGAAGCatggcttggtgggccagtGCAATATAGGTGGATGTATCCATTTGAAAG ATTTATGGGGGAATCAAAACGTTCTGTAAAAAACAAAGCCAAAGTGGAAGGATCAATTTGTGCAGCCTACTTGCATCGTGaaacaacatatttttgttctcattattTCAAGAACTTCATCTTGTCGCCTAGCAATGTTAGGAATGAAACACACTGGCAAAATGAAACATGTGACTCAACATTATCAGTGTTTCGACAAGTTGGTCGTCACGCAGGCAAGGAGCTGACTTATTGGTTAACTGATGCTGAATTCAACTCTGCTCATGTCCATGTGTTAATCAATTGCGCTGAAGTTAAATC CTCATTCGTTGTGGCTAATCAAGTACATGAGGGAACTGCTTCTGCTCGAATATACTCAGAGTTTCCTTACTGGTTCAAACATCAA GTTTATAATGCGCCATTAAGTCTCAAAAATCAAGATTTAAGAGATTTGGCAAATTGGCCCATGAGATGCGTAAAAGAATGGCACACATACTTTGTTAATGGGTATAAGTTTCACACTAATGAATGGTCCAAAGGAAAGAAGACAATTAACTGTGGTGTGTACGTGAAGGGCATTACAGAGGGAGGTTATGATGATTTTTATggaataattcataaaatatttgagcTAGAGTACAACAGTTGTACTTCTCCAAAGAAAGtagttgttttttattgtgaatggtTTGATCCTTCTAGAGATGGTACAAGGGTGAATCCTAGGTATAATATTGTTGAACTTGAAATGAGTAAAAGATACCGACCTTTTGATCCATTCATTCTAGCTAATAATGTTAGACAAGTTTACTATGTCCCATATCCAGCATTTCGGAGCATCGACAAAAGTGGTTGGTGTGTTGCGATACAAACTAAGCCTAGGGGTCGCATTGAGTCAAATGAGGTGGAAGAGGATATTCCATATCAAGTTGATGAAAT TTTGACTGCTGCAATGTCACCTAGACGTCCATCTAGTTCCGATAAAGggaagaagacaaagccaagaagacagCCAGCACGGTATATCATAAGGGTTCCTGGCCAAATACCACAGAGTGCGCCCATTCAGGCACCATCACTTGCTAGGGTACCCACACCACACCTTGCGGGGTTACCACACCATCTACATCCATTCCGTCACCACACCCTATTGTGGTACCCACACTAG
- the LOC114180476 gene encoding uncharacterized protein LOC114180476 has product MVLTPPTSTPHPTVVPAPPTFTAHPTVVPAPATFTPNPTVAPAPPTSTPQPSHQGPSPVVVHTSSRPSSSSNPSPDVAPTADAPDSAADDVDPPLHERPMIEPFNRGFVPSRVASQAITRSIKQQFLSPWPSWGAIPPEEKEPFWQRFKRSVQWRPEHEGQIKKNFHSKASHRLSEMFRDARIAGERPYWIGDHIWNRLLEHWNSPSYRNKQITAQRNRASEKGGTLHTGGSITTHEHALRMEKELGREAYIDEVFYQTHLRKGSGQFVDERSRRTHEEFSTRLSQVRSEQGSCAEASEHNDEEDVIRTQCWVDVVGGKNKGRLYGTGELGKGYTAGRGIHKQQASSSSNAEEAVNRLTQRLEERDQAYENLTRQFQNFQNLVMAFLPPDAQTRLQQQQSNPTPPQQQPTPVQPTPVQPTPVQPTPVQPQIEQQEDPTEENHSDDYVDY; this is encoded by the exons ATGGTACTCACACCACCTACCTCCACACCACACCCTACTGTGGTTCCCGCACCACCTACCTTCACAGCACACCCTACTGTGGTTCCCGCACCAGCTACCTTCACACCAAACCCTACTGTGGCTCCTGCACCACCTACCTCCACACCACAACCTTCCCATCAAGGACCCTCCCCTGTTGTGGTTCACACTTCTTCTAGACCTTCCTCATCCTCTAATCCCTCTCCTGATGTTGCTCCTACAGCAGATGCTCCTGATTCAGCTGCTGATGATGTTGACCCTCCTCTCCATGAGCGACCGATGATTGAGCCTTTTAATCGGGG GTTTGTTCCTTCTAGAGTTGCTTCTCAGGCAATCACAAGATCTATTAAGCAACAGTTCCTTTCGCCTTGGCCATCATGGGGAGCCATACCTCCAGAAGAGAAAGAACCTTTTTGGCAACGATTTAAG AGATCGGTTCAGTGGAGACCTGAGCACGaaggtcaaattaaaaaaaatttccacTCTAAAGCATCTCATAGGCTATCTGAGATGTTTAGAGATGCCCGGATTGCAGGAGAGCGCCCTTATTGGATTGGGGACCATATCTGGAATCGATTGCTAGAACATTGGAATTCTCCTTCTTATCGCAACAAGCAAATTACAGCCCAGAGGAATAGAGCTTCAGAAAAGGGTGGCACCCTACACACAGGTGGTTCCATTACCACTCATGAGCATGCCCTTCGTATG gaAAAAGAGTTGGGGCGAGAGGCATATATTGATGAGGTATTTTACCAAACTCATCTTCGCAAGGGATCTGGCCAGTTTGTTGATGAAAGGTCTCGAAGAACACAT GAAGAATTTTCAACTAGACTCTCACAGGTTAGATCTGAGCAAGGGTCCTGTGCTGAGGCGTCAGAGCATAATGATGAGGAAGACGTCATTAGGACACAGTGTTGGGTTGATGTTGTCGGCggaaaaaataaaggaagactTTATGGCACTGGAGAACTTGGCAAAGGTTACACTGCTGGAAGAGGTATCCACAAACAACAAGCATCTTCTTCCAGCAATGCTGAGGAGGCCGTGAACCGACTCACGCAACGACTAGAAGAACGTGATCAAGCTTATGAAAATTTGACAAGGCAGTTTCAAAACTTCCAAAATCTAGTCATGGCCTTTCTACCTCCTGATGCCCAGACCCGTCTTCAACAACAGCAGTCCAACCCAACACCGCCCCAGCAACAACCCACTCCAGTCCAACCCACACCAGTCCAACCCACACCAGTCCAGCCCACTCCAGTCCAGCCACAGATTGAGCAACAAGAAGACCCTACAGAAGAAAATCATTCAGATGATTATGTAGATTATTAG